One window of the Glycocaulis alkaliphilus genome contains the following:
- a CDS encoding TonB-dependent receptor, with translation MIRHSLRAGLLGTAATAMCAPALAFQDAPDEEAVATSQAREVITVTARFREESVQNIGASIAGLSETQIREQGIYDIEDLARTVAGLENVRSRPNANNIAIRGVRTAGSGYETSSVFSVFLDDVSVTGAGSIRDFSSVDLNRIEVIRGPQPTLFGEGAVGGVIRYFTNDPDLDGPTFEGVASGRYETITDGGFAHSVDNALSVILVPGRLGIRVSGFHRQDDGFIDNPSEGSDVNDFQSYGGRAVLLARFSDDLELRLSAFVTRDEAGEATQVDPGSDPRDLTYSASPLSGTYIDDFDLYSARVSYSGLDWLDITSITGYYNRRTSSALFSAGNSFGLAPFFPTVDTTTYNTGSGNTRQWSQEFRFVSNLDGPLNFTSGLYYRDRESSSGQFLTCVGCAAVTTPQSESLASRLSTTHTEQYSAFVELTYELTDRLRLIGGVRYVNDTVTSALQLDNTVNLVPQFDGSGNLIPWTQANPIGFVSTLDVLRGAGVGTEFRFDLEEFLPRVGIEFDLSDSILLYANYARGVRNGGIGNALAALGASGGNQDVFLANLSFDADEVISIDGGVKASWFGGNLVTNLGVFHTTYNDTQIQVNTPANNTVNGPQQTILGLEFETTLQVNSDLSTFFNASVIDAEFQEGMLITSAPGGVVGPFDLRKGNSPSNIPGLTLTAGYSYSRPVGGGEWSFNSSGSFQFIDERYSNVQNYRSARLNTLEYLNLRAGFSNDVWSIDLYGANLLNDVEAISIGSNALQQFITPEGELDAPIIATSVNRPRSVGISVRLRY, from the coding sequence ATGATCAGGCATTCACTACGCGCGGGGCTTCTGGGCACGGCCGCCACGGCCATGTGCGCACCGGCACTCGCTTTTCAGGACGCGCCCGACGAAGAGGCCGTTGCCACCTCGCAGGCGCGCGAGGTCATCACTGTCACCGCGCGTTTCCGCGAGGAGTCGGTCCAGAACATCGGTGCCAGTATTGCCGGCCTATCGGAAACGCAGATCCGCGAGCAGGGCATCTATGACATCGAGGATCTGGCGCGAACCGTCGCCGGTCTGGAAAATGTCCGGTCGCGCCCGAACGCCAACAATATCGCCATTCGCGGCGTGCGTACGGCGGGCAGCGGCTATGAAACCAGCTCAGTGTTCAGCGTCTTCCTGGACGATGTGTCGGTGACCGGCGCGGGCAGCATCCGCGATTTCAGCTCTGTTGACCTCAATCGTATCGAGGTTATCCGCGGGCCTCAGCCCACCCTGTTTGGTGAAGGCGCTGTTGGCGGCGTGATCCGCTATTTTACCAACGACCCTGATCTGGACGGCCCGACCTTTGAGGGTGTGGCGTCAGGGCGCTACGAGACGATCACCGATGGCGGCTTTGCACACAGCGTGGACAATGCACTGTCGGTAATCCTTGTTCCCGGGCGTCTGGGCATCCGCGTTTCGGGCTTCCACCGTCAGGATGACGGGTTCATCGACAATCCCAGCGAAGGCTCTGACGTCAACGACTTCCAATCCTATGGCGGACGTGCGGTTTTGCTGGCGCGCTTTTCGGACGATCTCGAGCTCCGGCTCTCCGCGTTCGTGACGCGCGACGAGGCAGGTGAAGCAACGCAGGTGGATCCGGGGTCTGACCCCCGCGACCTGACATATTCCGCTTCGCCGCTCTCTGGCACCTATATCGATGATTTCGATCTTTACTCGGCTCGGGTTTCCTATAGCGGGCTGGACTGGCTCGATATCACCTCGATCACCGGCTATTATAACAGGCGCACCAGTTCCGCGCTGTTTAGCGCCGGCAATTCCTTTGGTCTCGCCCCGTTCTTCCCGACCGTCGATACGACTACCTACAATACGGGTTCGGGTAACACCCGGCAGTGGTCGCAGGAATTCCGGTTCGTCTCCAATCTTGACGGCCCGCTCAACTTCACATCGGGCCTCTACTACCGCGACCGTGAGAGCAGCAGCGGCCAGTTTTTGACCTGTGTGGGGTGCGCGGCCGTGACCACGCCCCAGAGCGAGAGCCTGGCAAGCCGCCTCTCGACAACCCACACCGAGCAGTATTCGGCGTTCGTGGAACTGACCTACGAGTTGACGGACCGGCTGCGCCTTATCGGTGGCGTGCGCTATGTGAACGACACCGTCACGAGTGCCTTGCAGCTGGATAACACGGTGAACCTAGTTCCGCAGTTTGACGGCAGCGGCAACCTGATCCCGTGGACCCAAGCCAATCCGATCGGTTTTGTCAGCACGCTGGACGTCCTCAGGGGCGCGGGCGTTGGCACGGAGTTCCGTTTTGATCTGGAAGAATTCCTGCCGCGCGTCGGGATAGAGTTCGATCTGTCCGATTCCATCCTGCTTTATGCGAACTATGCTCGCGGCGTACGTAATGGCGGCATCGGCAATGCGCTGGCGGCGCTGGGCGCGTCCGGCGGCAATCAGGATGTTTTCCTGGCCAACCTGTCCTTTGACGCCGACGAGGTGATCTCCATCGATGGCGGTGTGAAGGCGTCCTGGTTCGGCGGCAATCTCGTCACCAATCTGGGTGTGTTCCACACCACCTATAACGACACCCAGATCCAGGTGAACACGCCGGCGAACAACACCGTGAACGGTCCGCAGCAGACCATTCTCGGGCTGGAGTTTGAAACCACCCTCCAGGTCAATAGCGACCTTTCCACCTTCTTCAACGCGTCAGTTATTGATGCGGAATTCCAGGAAGGCATGCTCATCACCTCTGCGCCGGGCGGGGTAGTCGGGCCGTTTGATCTGCGCAAAGGCAACAGCCCGTCCAACATTCCGGGGCTCACCCTGACGGCCGGCTATTCCTACTCGCGCCCGGTTGGCGGGGGAGAGTGGTCGTTCAACTCGAGCGGCTCCTTCCAGTTCATCGATGAGCGCTATTCCAACGTTCAGAACTATCGGTCAGCCCGGCTGAACACGCTCGAATACCTCAATTTGCGTGCCGGCTTCTCGAACGATGTCTGGTCGATTGATCTGTATGGTGCGAACCTGCTGAACGATGTCGAAGCAATCAGCATCGGCTCAAACGCCCTCCAGCAATTCATCACGCCTGAAGGCGAGCTGGATGCGCCGATCATTGCAACGAGTGTCAACCGGCCCCGCAGCGTCGGCATAAGCGTACGCCTTCGCTACTAG
- a CDS encoding serine hydrolase domain-containing protein gives MVRHWMRGALGALLAGFTLSAATAQVPDQPEAEGEVLQLPVPEAPPEATATASGPVDPADLESWLDGFMPYALAQGDIAGAIVTVVADGEILHSRGYGYADVETRTAIDPETTLFRPGSISKLVTWTAVMQLVEQGLIDLDADINTYLDFEVTGVERPITMRHLLTHTPGWGEQVRALIMDDPERLQPLDEYVRNNIPAAVYPAGEVPAYSNYGTALAGHVVAEVSGQSFDDYVDEHIFAALGMEYSSMRQPLPEHLQGLMSSGYMRGSDGEGRAFEIVTAAPAGSMSASGNDMARFMIAHLNRGEGLLSPETTEQMHTTADRKLTGVNAMLLGFYEQNRNGHRIIGHGGDTTLFHSNLHLYLDHGVGLFISMNSTGRSGATGRVRQALFEGFTDRYFPAEAGEDLPTLDTAEEHGRMLVGNYVISRRAHQNFVAATALLTQPSVTMNADNEISLSILTDASGTPLRFREVEPFVWQQVNGVERLSARINENGEVEMFSAAFFAPFMMFTPVEWWRNGALLMPLAGIAAAALLLTVLFWPVRAIVRWRFRTRFALTGRQAMAYRLSNIGALLPLVYAAGWLLLITHLMGELNRLDGRMDGMIVFMQFLSVLPVLALLIAIWNAFVVWTGGASWFARLWSLVLVASTLVLIWFVIAAGFFNFGLTY, from the coding sequence ATGGTAAGGCACTGGATGCGGGGCGCGCTTGGCGCCCTGCTGGCGGGGTTCACCCTGTCGGCAGCCACAGCTCAGGTACCCGATCAGCCTGAGGCTGAAGGTGAGGTGTTGCAATTGCCGGTGCCCGAGGCGCCGCCGGAGGCAACTGCCACCGCATCCGGCCCTGTCGACCCGGCTGACCTTGAAAGCTGGCTTGACGGCTTCATGCCCTACGCGCTGGCCCAAGGCGACATTGCCGGCGCCATCGTAACGGTGGTGGCAGACGGTGAAATCCTGCACTCGCGCGGCTATGGCTATGCCGATGTGGAAACCCGCACCGCGATTGATCCTGAAACAACGCTCTTCCGCCCCGGCTCGATCTCCAAACTCGTCACCTGGACGGCTGTCATGCAGCTCGTCGAGCAGGGGCTGATCGATCTGGATGCTGACATCAACACCTATCTCGATTTCGAGGTCACGGGTGTCGAGCGCCCGATCACCATGCGTCATCTGCTTACCCATACACCGGGCTGGGGTGAACAGGTGCGTGCCCTCATCATGGATGACCCGGAGCGGCTGCAACCGCTGGACGAATATGTCCGCAACAACATCCCGGCTGCGGTCTACCCGGCCGGTGAGGTGCCTGCGTACTCCAATTACGGCACGGCGCTGGCCGGTCATGTCGTGGCAGAGGTATCAGGCCAGTCATTCGACGATTATGTCGACGAGCACATCTTTGCGGCGCTCGGCATGGAGTATTCCTCCATGCGTCAGCCTCTGCCCGAACACCTGCAAGGCCTGATGTCCTCGGGCTATATGCGCGGTTCGGATGGCGAAGGACGTGCTTTCGAGATCGTGACGGCTGCCCCGGCGGGCTCCATGTCGGCCAGTGGCAATGACATGGCCCGCTTCATGATCGCCCACCTCAATCGCGGCGAAGGGTTGCTGTCACCGGAAACGACTGAGCAGATGCACACCACGGCCGACCGCAAACTCACCGGCGTCAATGCCATGCTGCTCGGCTTTTACGAGCAGAACCGCAATGGTCACCGCATTATCGGCCATGGCGGCGACACCACGCTGTTCCATTCCAACCTGCACCTGTATCTCGACCATGGCGTCGGCCTGTTCATTTCGATGAACAGCACCGGGCGTAGTGGTGCCACGGGGCGTGTCCGCCAGGCACTGTTTGAAGGCTTCACGGACCGCTACTTCCCGGCTGAAGCTGGCGAAGACCTGCCGACGCTGGACACGGCCGAAGAGCATGGCCGCATGCTGGTTGGCAATTATGTGATCTCCCGGCGTGCCCACCAGAATTTTGTTGCGGCGACGGCTCTGCTGACCCAGCCCAGCGTGACCATGAATGCCGACAATGAAATCAGCCTGTCCATCCTGACCGATGCGTCGGGCACGCCGTTGCGTTTCCGCGAGGTGGAGCCCTTCGTCTGGCAGCAGGTGAACGGGGTCGAGCGCCTGTCTGCCCGGATTAACGAGAATGGCGAGGTGGAGATGTTCTCCGCTGCCTTCTTCGCGCCCTTCATGATGTTCACGCCGGTCGAGTGGTGGCGCAATGGCGCGCTTCTCATGCCGCTGGCGGGCATTGCCGCCGCCGCGCTTCTGCTGACCGTACTGTTCTGGCCGGTCCGTGCTATCGTCCGCTGGCGGTTCAGGACGCGCTTTGCGCTCACTGGCCGTCAGGCAATGGCCTACCGGCTCTCGAACATCGGTGCCTTGCTGCCTCTGGTTTATGCCGCTGGCTGGCTGCTCCTCATCACACACCTGATGGGTGAGCTGAACAGGCTTGATGGGCGCATGGATGGCATGATCGTCTTCATGCAGTTCTTGTCTGTCCTGCCGGTACTAGCCCTGCTGATCGCTATCTGGAACGCCTTCGTCGTATGGACGGGCGGTGCAAGCTGGTTTGCCCGGCTCTGGAGCCTTGTGCTCGTTGCGTCCACGCTGGTGCTGATCTGGTTCGTGATAGCCGCCGGCTTCTTCAATTTCGGTCTGACCTACTAG